The Rosa chinensis cultivar Old Blush chromosome 7, RchiOBHm-V2, whole genome shotgun sequence DNA segment CAGATTAGCTTAGGCTCTTGTGCTCCGGATAATACTCCGGCTGAAGTTATTGCCTATCGTTATTGGGTAAGTATTCTTTATCTACCAATCTGATTGGACTTGTTTGACTCATTGTTCATTGATTGTATGACTGATCAGGATCCCTTCATAATCTGAatttggaatttatttggtgGTGTGTCTTTTGTACTTGAATGTGTATGCATTATCGTTTGTCTGCAGTGTTTTCGCTTTTATTAGTTCTGAAAGTTTACTGAAAATATTAGTGTTTTCGATAGATGATCATACTTCTAAACACTAAGATTTAGTTACCTTCTCTGCCAAAAGAGTTAAGAGATATTGTCTGTAAAGGTATTGGTGTCACCATCATTGCTCCTGTGATCCTTGTCCTTTAGGTACCCTTTTTAGTACCTTTGGTGTCATGAATAGACTCCAGACAGTTGATATCAGTAACCTGTTGGCAGTTTACACTGTTGTTGATAGTCCCTATCGACAGTGCCGTATATCATTGTATCATCAAAATCTACAAGTGCTGAAGCAGGAGAGGTTATCAAGATGAACATAATCAACTACAGTTTTCATTTCCTGACTACCCATATACATGGTTATACATATTGGACCCTTAAAACTAATAGCTCATATCTGAATACAatgtgaaaaagaagaagaagccctATTACATTGGGTTTCTTGTATTTTCAATCTGTATATACGGTTCTCTAGTAGCATGTCATAGCATAAGAAGTATGATGCAGCGACAGCTTCTGTCTTACAATTGCGCATTGGATATTTCAGCCTCAACCTGTATATATGTTTTAAGAAGttggctttttttttcccccttaaAATGATCATGTGTATATTGAAATGTCCTTGGTCTCTCTTCTATCTGATACTTGATGCTTCCATTTCTGTTGTGGAATGCTACTAGCTAGAATTCATGGTTTTTCAATGTAGCTTTCTTAAACTTTGAGTCTGATTGTACAAACTTTAGTCAAGGCAACTCTAAATCATGTACTATGCATTATTTGTGACCTGGTCCTTCCTGAACATATCTTTACAACCAAAGTCAGCTGATCCCTGCTATACCAGGCAACATGTAGCAGAATCGACAGGGAATCACTCTCTGTTTAAATATTTCCCTGATATTCAAAGATATTTAACAGACAGTCATAATATATGGTGCTGGTTCAtatatttaatttgtttcttcAACTTTGTAATACTTCATTCCTTTCTAACCTGTCTCATATCGGAGACTTGTCCATTCTTCACAGAATTACAATGCTCTTAGCTATGATGATAAGATCATGGACGGTTTCTATGACCTGTATGGAATATTGACGGAGTCAACCTCAGAAAGAATGCCTTCCCTTGTTGATCTGCAAGGAACAGCTGTCTCAGATAATGTCAACTGGGAAGCAGTTTTGGTCAATAGAGCTGCTGATGCGAATTTATTGAAACTTGAACAGATGGCCCTAGAAATGGCTGTAAAGTCACGTTCAGATCTTCGGGTTACCGTAAACAGAAATTTGGTGCGAAAACTTGCTCTTTTAGTTGCTAACTCTATGGGTGGACCAGTTGCAAATCCTTACAACATGTTGAAGGCATGGCAAAATCTTAGCCAGAGTCTGAAAGCAACTCTTGGTAGCATGGTTTTGCCACTTGGTTCTCTGACAATTGGATTAGCTCGGCATCGTGCATTGTTGTTCAAGGTACTTGTTCTCTCTTTTATTCATAGTTGAAACCATTTTGGCCCTAGTTtacctatttatttatttatactgGTCTCTTTACtttattataaataaaaacCTAAATAACATTTTATTAAAACATTTGAAGTGATTGAATAATAATTATAAGTTCTGATATTGTAAAGAGTTCTCAAAAGCCTGATATTAGTACCTGTTGCCTTTTGAGAAAATGATATATTAGAGCTGCAAGTATGCTCCATTCCTTCATATATCTTGCTTTATCTGTTTGCCTCCTAGTTTTTTATGATGTATTCTTGCATTACTGGGTTATTCATCACTAAACCTGTTATTTGTTGTGGTTAACTAGGCTTTGGCTGATAGTGTTGGCATCCCATGCCGATTGGTGAAAGGACAACAATACACGGGTTCCAATGATGTAGCAATGAACTTTGTAAAGATTGATGATGGAAGGTAACTTCTTTTACAAGTTTATTATATTTGATGCCTAGGCCTTGATTAAGTAGAGTATGGTtgtgctttttcctttttctttttttgaaaggatagAGTTTTGTTCTTTATTGTCTATGGTTAAAACATGATTCTTCTGCATGTATAAGGTGTGCTATTTGGGTATTCTAAGAATTCCTTGCTGATATTTATTCTAGATTCTTTTAGAGTAAATTCAAAATCTTTACAGACAAGAACTCTGGGATGGTTTGTGTTTGATCGTATTCTAGGACCGCACAGTAGAGCTTAGCCATAGATTGCATTCTATTACCAAATATTGCTGAAAACTTTCTCAGGGCATTGATCTgtttatctttgtgattttctCATTTGACATTGCAGAatcttaatttgtttttgaAGGTGTGTACAATGTGAATTTCAGGGAGTATATTGTTGATCTGATGGCTGACCCCGGCACACTTATTCCATCTGATGAAGCTGGATCacatatagaatatgatgaaccTTACTTTTCTGCCAGTCCTTTGTCTAGAGACATTGACTCTTCTCATGTAGCCTCTTCCAGTAGTGGAATTGGGAGTTCATTTGAAGAACATTCAGACTTTGGGACATTAGACAAAAAATCCAGGTTAAGAAATTATAGTTCTGCAGACAGGGAATCTGAAGAGACAGAAGCTCCGTATTTTCGTGAAAATTTACCCAGACCAACTGAATGTGAGGAGGAATCCAAGATACCATCAGATGATTTGAGATACTCCTCTGATGTGGAGAAGGCGCTGGTGCACGAACTTCCAGGAAGGCCAAGTTATACACATGCAAGATCCCCTTCGTGGACCGAAGGTGTTAGCTCTCCTGCAGTTCGTAAAAAGAAAGTTAAGGATGTTTCAAAATACATGATTGTTGCTGCCAAAGAGAATCCAAATTTAGCTCAAAAACTTCATGATGTGTTACTTGAAAGTGGTGTTGTTGCTCCCAGAAATTTGTTTACGGAAATATATCCAGAGCAGTTAGATGTGTCAACGCGAATAGAAGATAAGGGGGGAAATAAGGAGAGGTTTGAAATGAAAAAGAGTAAAGGTCAAGGTGATATCAGTTCGACTCACTCTTTGCCTCCACTACCTCAGCACAGGGTGCATTCTAAAGCTAGTCCTTCAGGTCAGCCAGAGCATCTTAAGCCTGTGGAAGGTTTAGGGGTCAGCCTTCCACTTGATACTAGGGAAGTGGCTGGCCAGAATATCTCATCACAGTCTGAAGCAACTCCAGTTAAATATACAAAAAGTGTGCCTGTTGCTGCAGCAGCCGCAGCCGCGGCAGCTGTTGTCGCATCTTCTATGGTAGTTGCAGTAACAAAGTCAAGCGCTGACTCAAATATTCCTGTAGCAGCTGCTGCAACTGCTACTGCTGCAGCAGTGGTTGCAACAACTGCAGCTGTCAACAAGCAGTATGAACAGGGAACAAGAAGTGATGGGGATGCAGAAGGTTCTGGTTGTGAACCACATGGCAGTGGGGACCGTGAGCATGATGCTTCGACAGTTATCTCGGAAGGCGAGAGAGTCTCGGATCGATCGGCAGGTAACGAAAGTACAAGATCTGACATTGGTGATGATGTAGCAGATTGCGAGATTCCATGGGAGGATATCACCTTGGGTGAACGAATTGGACTTGGTACTGACCTGTGCCTCATGCTATTAAATTATGTACTGTTTTATAAATGATGTTCCCATTTCATGTCTTCACGCACCTCTTTTCACTCCAGGATCGTATGGGGAGGTCTATCATGGAGACTGGCATGGGACGGTAAGTTTTCAAATGCTAGCCCTTATGGTATTGTCTGTTATGTGTCTGATCCTTTAaaggttttgttttttctgGCGTTGAGCCTGTATTCATATGTATCTATACCTTCTATAAAGACCCTTTTTAGTGCTtcaacttccttttttttttcctttctttttttccctgtGGATCAGATCGTATGAAATGGCAATAGGAACTGTAAAACTTTCAGTAATGATACCACAACAGTGGCACAGTGAATTATTCTGTGAAGTTTCACATTAGATGATGCGAATGTAAATCAAGATGGAAATATGTCCTcaatcatatatgtatatacaccTTTTCTACTGGAAAATCAACTGCTCTGCTATGTTTCAGTATCCTCTTTGTCTTTTGGGTCCATACATGCTGTGATGTTGAACATATTTTCTAAGTACATATATTGAGCTTTTCACTATTTGGTTTTACAGGAGGTTGCTGTTAAGAGGTTTCTAGACCAAGATTTTTTGGGTGAATCACTTGATGAATTCAGAAGTGAGGTACAAGCTGCGGTCTTCACCCTTTCCTGCACTCTTTCGtgttctctttaatttttatGACATCGATCTCTTAAATAAGCAAAACCTTTATATTTACCTTGCTATTGTTAACTTCTGTCTATAAGAAGaggttatttgtttaattttcaaGGTTCGGATAATGAAAAGACTCAGACATCCCAATGTTGTTCTCTTCATGGGAGCAATAACTCGTGCTCCAAATCTTTCCATTGTTACGGAATTTCTTCCAAGGTATGCATGCTGGACTTtggtattttttctttctgttaatTCAAAAACCTAAACATTGTTTTATGGAATTGAACAAGTTTAATAGATATTTCTGAAACTAATGGTTTTTGATTCTTAATTATAAATGACTACAAGGAACTCCTTTGCCTTGAGAAATAAAACTTGCTGGGAGCATTAATATTTTTACCGagcagaagagaaaaagaaaagaaaaaagaaagagtaaATATTTCATCTTTTGAGTTTCATGCAGAGTGATCAATAACAATTAACAACATTCTCTAAAGTAAACTATTTAACCTGAAGATGACTACTGCTGTACTCCTTGTAGCAGTGAGGTTGCATCATAAGGCTCATTTTTAGTGgcaaaattaaaatgtattgGTCAAAACACATTTACTTTTTGCAGAGGTAAACTACCTCTTTTCTGCTGTattatactttattattttgatTGGTATTATGTTAGTTATGTTGCATGATTTGTGAATAATCTTGAATGGAAACTTGAAGCATTGTTATGTTTTGCAGAGGTAGTTTATATAGGTTGTTACACCGGCCTAACAATCAATTAGATGAGCGAAGGCGCTTGAGGATGGCTCTTGATGCTGTAACATTCTCTTGTTCTTGCCTattatttcaatttgagctGTTGTTGGTAACTTTATTTAGTATAAATtgtgttttgaatatttgaatcTTCAGGCTCGGGGAATGAATTACTTGCATAACTGCACTCCAGTAATAGTACACCGTGATTTAAAGTCTCCAAACCTTCTCGTTGATAAGAATTGGGTCGTAAAGGTGGGTGTCTTGTATGTCTAGTAATATATTTGTACAAAGCTACTGTTTCTTCAGAGCCTAATATGACAGGGTAAAGCTTCTGCCTGTTATCAGGTCTGTGATTTTGGATTATCAAGAATGAAGAACAGCACATTTCTCTCCTCGAGGTCCACTGCAGGGACGGTAAGCTGCACCCAACAACTTGATCTTTCAACATGTTCTCAAGCCATGAATTTGGATTTTCTCTACTGGTTCTGTTTATACTCTTCATTTTCTGTGTCTCTGTCATGAGTGGTGTTGCATATGTTCGACTAGTGAAAAGCATGTTTATGTCAATGATCAATATAATCATAAACGATGCATCTGGAAGATGAAAATTTGATCATTCGTGTAGTCCTTAGGATATCTGAAAAGTATTGTTTAAATTCATTCATCCTTCCACCATCTTTTTAAACAACTATGCGCTGTTTTGGATCTGTCTGTGCCTTTTAAGGCAGGCCTTTTACTAAGTTCAAATTGCATAACTCTCCTTCAGGCTGAATGGATGGCTCCAGAAGTGCTAAGAAACGAACCTTCAGATGAAAAGTATGCCTATTTCTTCGTACCATATTTTATTTAGTTGATATTTTGAAGCCATATGCAGAGTTTCTAGGATAAACATGAAATGTGGTTTGATGTGCAGGTGCGATGTTTATAGCTATGGGGTCATATTGTGGGAGCTCTCTACAATGCAACAGCCATGGGGAGGAATGAACCC contains these protein-coding regions:
- the LOC112176583 gene encoding probable serine/threonine-protein kinase SIS8 isoform X1, encoding MKNLLKKLHIMSNQSEDSAEGSTSSKSSTKAIDKSSSETETLLHSRSQQSSEHKHLSGISGWLNSVANRKSPSPPSSSNVMRGERIEQPEAGSRSGGDVVSDTARRDSGSSTSRDADIMEEYQIQLALELSAREDPEAVQIEAVKQISLGSCAPDNTPAEVIAYRYWNYNALSYDDKIMDGFYDLYGILTESTSERMPSLVDLQGTAVSDNVNWEAVLVNRAADANLLKLEQMALEMAVKSRSDLRVTVNRNLVRKLALLVANSMGGPVANPYNMLKAWQNLSQSLKATLGSMVLPLGSLTIGLARHRALLFKALADSVGIPCRLVKGQQYTGSNDVAMNFVKIDDGREYIVDLMADPGTLIPSDEAGSHIEYDEPYFSASPLSRDIDSSHVASSSSGIGSSFEEHSDFGTLDKKSRLRNYSSADRESEETEAPYFRENLPRPTECEEESKIPSDDLRYSSDVEKALVHELPGRPSYTHARSPSWTEGVSSPAVRKKKVKDVSKYMIVAAKENPNLAQKLHDVLLESGVVAPRNLFTEIYPEQLDVSTRIEDKGGNKERFEMKKSKGQGDISSTHSLPPLPQHRVHSKASPSGQPEHLKPVEGLGVSLPLDTREVAGQNISSQSEATPVKYTKSVPVAAAAAAAAAVVASSMVVAVTKSSADSNIPVAAAATATAAAVVATTAAVNKQYEQGTRSDGDAEGSGCEPHGSGDREHDASTVISEGERVSDRSAGNESTRSDIGDDVADCEIPWEDITLGERIGLGSYGEVYHGDWHGTEVAVKRFLDQDFLGESLDEFRSEVRIMKRLRHPNVVLFMGAITRAPNLSIVTEFLPRGSLYRLLHRPNNQLDERRRLRMALDAARGMNYLHNCTPVIVHRDLKSPNLLVDKNWVVKVCDFGLSRMKNSTFLSSRSTAGTAEWMAPEVLRNEPSDEKCDVYSYGVILWELSTMQQPWGGMNPMQVVGAVGFQHRRLDIPNDIDPAIADLIEKCWQTDPKLRPSFAEIMAILKPLQKPISSSAVPRSTAQRPS
- the LOC112176583 gene encoding probable serine/threonine-protein kinase SIS8 isoform X3, which produces MKNLLKKLHIMSNQSEDSAEGSTSSKSSTKAIDKSSSETETLLHSRSQQSSEHKHLSGISGWLNSVANRKSPSPPSSSNVMRGERIEQPEAGSRSGGDVVSDTARRDSGSSTSRDADIMEEYQIQLALELSAREDPEAVQIEAVKQISLGSCAPDNTPAEVIAYRYWNYNALSYDDKIMDGFYDLYGILTESTSERMPSLVDLQGTAVSDNVNWEAVLVNRAADANLLKLEQMALEMAVKSRSDLRVTVNRNLVRKLALLVANSMGGPVANPYNMLKAWQNLSQSLKATLGSMVLPLGSLTIGLARHRALLFKALADSVGIPCRLVKGQQYTGSNDVAMNFVKIDDGREYIVDLMADPGTLIPSDEAGSHIEYDEPYFSASPLSRDIDSSHVASSSSGIGSSFEEHSDFGTLDKKSRLRNYSSADRESEETEAPYFRENLPRPTECEEESKIPSDDLRYSSDVEKALVHELPGRPSYTHARSPSWTEGVSSPAVRKKKVKDVSKYMIVAAKENPNLAQKLHDVLLESGVVAPRNLFTEIYPEQLDVSTRIEDKGGNKERFEMKKSKGQGDISSTHSLPPLPQHRVHSKASPSGQPEHLKPVEGLGVSLPLDTREVAGQNISSQSEATPVKYTKSVPVAAAAAAAAAVVASSMVVAVTKSSADSNIPVAAAATATAAAVVATTAAVNKQYEQGTRSDGDAEGSGCEPHGSGDREHDASTVISEGERVSDRSAGNESTRSDIGDDVADCEIPWEDITLGERIGLGSYGEVYHGDWHGTEVAVKRFLDQDFLGESLDEFRSEVRIMKRLRHPNVVLFMGAITRAPNLSIVTEFLPSEVAS
- the LOC112176583 gene encoding probable serine/threonine-protein kinase SIS8 isoform X2 — protein: MDGFYDLYGILTESTSERMPSLVDLQGTAVSDNVNWEAVLVNRAADANLLKLEQMALEMAVKSRSDLRVTVNRNLVRKLALLVANSMGGPVANPYNMLKAWQNLSQSLKATLGSMVLPLGSLTIGLARHRALLFKALADSVGIPCRLVKGQQYTGSNDVAMNFVKIDDGREYIVDLMADPGTLIPSDEAGSHIEYDEPYFSASPLSRDIDSSHVASSSSGIGSSFEEHSDFGTLDKKSRLRNYSSADRESEETEAPYFRENLPRPTECEEESKIPSDDLRYSSDVEKALVHELPGRPSYTHARSPSWTEGVSSPAVRKKKVKDVSKYMIVAAKENPNLAQKLHDVLLESGVVAPRNLFTEIYPEQLDVSTRIEDKGGNKERFEMKKSKGQGDISSTHSLPPLPQHRVHSKASPSGQPEHLKPVEGLGVSLPLDTREVAGQNISSQSEATPVKYTKSVPVAAAAAAAAAVVASSMVVAVTKSSADSNIPVAAAATATAAAVVATTAAVNKQYEQGTRSDGDAEGSGCEPHGSGDREHDASTVISEGERVSDRSAGNESTRSDIGDDVADCEIPWEDITLGERIGLGSYGEVYHGDWHGTEVAVKRFLDQDFLGESLDEFRSEVRIMKRLRHPNVVLFMGAITRAPNLSIVTEFLPRGSLYRLLHRPNNQLDERRRLRMALDAARGMNYLHNCTPVIVHRDLKSPNLLVDKNWVVKVCDFGLSRMKNSTFLSSRSTAGTAEWMAPEVLRNEPSDEKCDVYSYGVILWELSTMQQPWGGMNPMQVVGAVGFQHRRLDIPNDIDPAIADLIEKCWQTDPKLRPSFAEIMAILKPLQKPISSSAVPRSTAQRPS